Proteins co-encoded in one Melioribacteraceae bacterium genomic window:
- the rdgB gene encoding RdgB/HAM1 family non-canonical purine NTP pyrophosphatase: MKIIFASQNQGKVKEVKSIFNNSRFEIISLYDLGNNIDVEETGETFAENAWLKAEAVYKIYNEPTFADDSGLMVEQLDGRPGVISARYAGENCTFADNNLKVIKELSSFPEPHKAKFISHAVFYDGLNRIDAVGELHGIVIKEERGTAGFGYDPIFIPDGYEQTISQLDFELKNKISHRAGSFKKLKESLIKKFF; the protein is encoded by the coding sequence TTGAAAATTATTTTTGCAAGTCAGAATCAGGGTAAAGTAAAAGAAGTAAAATCAATCTTTAATAATTCCCGGTTTGAAATAATCTCTCTTTACGATCTAGGAAATAATATTGATGTAGAGGAAACTGGTGAAACTTTCGCTGAAAATGCCTGGCTGAAAGCTGAAGCAGTCTATAAAATTTATAATGAACCGACTTTCGCAGACGATTCTGGATTGATGGTAGAACAGCTGGATGGAAGACCGGGTGTTATTTCAGCCCGATATGCGGGGGAAAACTGCACCTTTGCCGATAATAATTTGAAAGTGATAAAAGAATTAAGCTCCTTCCCGGAACCGCATAAAGCTAAATTCATTAGTCACGCTGTTTTTTATGACGGCTTAAATAGAATTGATGCGGTTGGTGAACTGCACGGCATCGTTATTAAAGAGGAGAGAGGTACAGCCGGATTTGGATACGACCCGATATTTATTCCTGATGGTTACGAACAGACAATCAGCCAGCTCGATTTTGAACTTAAAAATAAAATTAGTCACCGCGCCGGATCTTTTAAAAAACTGAAGGAAAGTCTTATAAAAAAATTCTTCTGA
- the ubiE gene encoding bifunctional demethylmenaquinone methyltransferase/2-methoxy-6-polyprenyl-1,4-benzoquinol methylase UbiE has product MEETENKKEKVKRIFDSISHRYDFLNHFLSLGIDFYWRKMAISYTGMNPDSILLDLACGTGDFSIAARKSGIRKIFGADLSFNMLRLFEKKAEWIKGKKIQCVAEYLPFKPESFTNITVAFGVRNFYDIQEGFNSFHRVLKPGGKATILEFRLPSNRLIKKLYLFYFNRILPFLGRIISKDREAYTYLPESVGEFDKKIDLIEILNRSGFSRAEKHSLTFGLVQVVIGQK; this is encoded by the coding sequence TTTCTCACAGATATGATTTTCTTAATCATTTCCTGAGTCTGGGGATCGATTTTTACTGGCGTAAAATGGCAATCAGCTACACCGGAATGAATCCGGATTCTATATTACTGGATTTAGCATGCGGTACAGGGGATTTTTCTATTGCTGCTCGGAAATCCGGGATCAGGAAGATTTTCGGTGCAGATTTATCTTTTAATATGCTCCGTTTGTTTGAAAAGAAAGCTGAATGGATAAAAGGGAAAAAGATACAATGCGTTGCAGAATACCTCCCTTTCAAACCGGAATCTTTTACGAATATAACTGTGGCTTTCGGTGTCAGAAATTTTTATGATATTCAGGAAGGTTTTAATTCTTTCCACAGGGTTTTAAAACCAGGCGGGAAAGCGACTATTCTGGAATTCCGGCTCCCTTCCAACAGACTCATAAAAAAATTATATCTTTTTTATTTCAACAGGATACTTCCTTTCCTAGGAAGGATTATTTCAAAGGACCGGGAAGCATACACTTACCTGCCGGAATCGGTCGGCGAATTCGATAAGAAGATTGATTTAATTGAAATACTGAACCGGAGCGGATTTTCAAGAGCAGAAAAGCATTCATTGACCTTCGGACTAGTCCAGGTTGTAATCGGACAGAAATGA